One genomic region from Quercus robur chromosome 4, dhQueRobu3.1, whole genome shotgun sequence encodes:
- the LOC126723098 gene encoding BAG family molecular chaperone regulator 6 translates to MMPVYRFMDSRPHQFTQYHQPGLEAMKSEPINPNIPYECWPHGGNYGYPMPWHSCCNHNSFPGYYSFRPPYPHFPPPSPMSCCGGHPTYHESYPIHYVPPPHYSMEMPRYEYDKNVPAGNYHCCGCPNHAHNQKDDKIVKIVEQEPEVEKKRSESESMVPVQAKNYPYPIVWIPPESMQRKEQKKPSEDEIETAESDKVPAPPAMNSLGTLLHGGDGKRTQNQQHEEEKRTQFPFPIIWMPYDKEEAGNKEKEPPYTFKFIPVNPPQSHGLTNVPTANEKISKSQGDSEVSLGEKAADQENIPVKQMELHKEESSEDTQSRGRSDANTMDKPPCSKSKKQTSSPPKMSKLPPVCLRVDPLPRKKNVNSGSRSPSPPAHSKEASNNDTSMETAASSFKKKTPQVPITQDSSKEVEPRKKIKVIEVVERKTSEDKDRDLRDGSEPQFPFNPLMGSQEKSEEDGKECKVQESRKEADMKTEEQTESKEEIDSSKLAGDEGKFKKKTLSEEEAAVLIQSAYHGYEVRKWEPLKKLRQLAEVRQQVVDIQNQIQILESSFFLQRDDKRKVVIGETIMRLLLKLDTIQGLLPIVRDLRKSLARELVSLQDKLDSLMINKSEESIEEVSTTTTKHMEQHTAETSNSLCLQEEEAVEVAGFGKSSPEGSCNGKLGMVEAHESMLRPVSSLQSEETSGSTFTDTSVVVPKEAEPEQIMEQKDEVLNCELNVCQETLKDVENENIVYSEQSSELPLVEEEKIKSEMEFTQGGTDENPTVYESDKDNQIGTGQSEVEQSEVESNVSGDATLQIEVDLMGTDERRGVLDDGPAASEFERHEQVETGGEGKCNATVDVISPDDETQTVSQLEQQALDIHEEKSIAESLDWENVGYQKNEKLPGDATPELAVESPPILRESNEVPTWENKDNDEQPLVAIGEEKIAEEEAEHESQDEKVLVDQAIGVEIVEDNDEQPLLAIGEDKKEAEEAENESQNNKVLIHQAIGSEIESEEVPLHVEKVEGEGEPLPLSPTASQVSVDECNIGVESDEKLIEENKKLREMMEKLIAAGKEQLTVISNLTVRVRDLEKQLARKKKLRRKPALSRSSRVKAANKALKERAIGVAV, encoded by the exons ATGATGCCTGTATACAGATTCATGGACTCACGACCCCACCAGTTTACTCAGTATCATCAGCCAGGCTTGGAAGCTATGAAGAGTGAACCAATCAACCCCAATATTCCATATGAATGTTGGCCTCATGGTGGCAACTATGGCTACCCAATGCCATGGCATTCATGCTGCAATCATAACAGCTTCCCGGGTTATTATAGTTTTAGACCTCCTTATCCTCATTTTCCACCACCTTCACCTATGTCTTGTTGTGGGGGTCATCCTACATATCACGAATCCTACCCTATTCATTATGTACCCCCGCCACACTACTCGATGGAGATGCCTAGATATGAGTATGACAAGAATGTGCCCGCTGGAAACTATCATTGCTGTGGGTGTCCGAATCATGCGCACAATCAGAAGGATGATAAAATTGTGAAGATCGTGGAGCAGGAGCCGgaggttgaaaagaaaagaagtgaaAGTGAATCTATGGTTCCTGTTCAGGCCAAGAATTACCCCTATCCAATTGTGTGGATTCCACCAGAgtccatgcaaagaaaagaGCAAAAAAAGCCTTCTGAAGATGAGATAGAAACTGCAGAGTCTGATAAGGTTCCAGCTCCACCTGCCATGAATAGCCTTGGAACTCTGCTGCATGGTGGAGATGGAAAGAGGACTCAGAATCAGCAACATGAGGAGGAGAAGAGGACACAATTCCCATTTCCCATTATCTGGATGCCATATGATAAGGAGGAAGCTGGAAATAAGGAAAAAGAGCCACCTTATACTTTCAAGTTCATTCCAGTAAATCCTCCTCAAAGTCACGGACTCACAAATGTACCTACAGCAAATGAAAAGATTTCTAAGAGTCAGGGTGATTCAGAGGTGTCATTGGGGGAGAAAGCTGCTGACCAGGAAAATATTCCGGTGAAGCAAATGGAATTGCATAAGGAGGAAAGTTCAGAGGACACTCAGAGCAGAGGAAGAAGTGATGCCAATACCATGGACAAGCCTCCTTGTAGCAAAAGTAAAAAGCAAACATCATCCCCACCAAAGATGTCCAAGTTACCTCCAGTTTGTTTGAGAGTAGATCCTTTACCAAGGAAGAAAAATGTAAATAGCGGTTCCCGATCTCCTAGTCCTCCTGCTCATTCAAAAGAGGCATCAAATAATGACACTTCCATGGAAACTGCAGCATCAAGCTTTAAAAAGAAGACTCCTCAAGTTCCAATAACTCAAGATAGCAGCAAGGAGGTGGAGCCAAGGAAAAAGATAAAGGTTATAGAGGTGGTGGAAAGGAAAACCAGTGAAGATAAGGATAGGGATTTAAGAGATGGGTCTGAGCCTCAGTTCCCTTTTAATCCTTTGATGGGTTCTCAAGAGAAATCTGAAGAAGATGGTAAAGAATGTAAGGTTCAAGAATCAAGAAAGGAAGCAGATATGAAAACTGAGGAACAAACTGAATCAAAGGAAGAGATAGATTCATCTAAATTAGCTGGTGATGAAGGTAAATTCAAGAAAAAGACCCTGTCAGAGGAAGAAGCTGCTGTGCTTATCCAGTCTGCCTATCATGGGTATGAGGTGAGAAAATGGGAACCACTGAAGAAACTGAGGCAACTAGCTGAAGTTCGTCAGCAGGTGGTTGATATTCAGAATCAGATTCAGATCCTGgagtcttccttttttcttcaaaGAGATGACAAACGGAAAGTGGTAATTGGAGAAACCATAATGAGGCTTCTGCTAAAATTGGACACAATTCAG GGCTTGCTCCCAATTGTTAGAGATTTGAGAAAATCCTTGGCAAGGGAGCTTGTAAGCCTACAGGATAAGCTAGATTCTCTGATGATTAACAAGTCTGAAGAATCCATTGAGGAGGTGTCCACCACTACCACTAAACATATGGAACAACACACTGCTGAGACCTCTAATAGTTTGTGCCTGCAAGAGGAGGAAGCAGTGGAAGTAGCAGGATTTGGCAAAAGCTCTCCTGAGGGAAGCTGCAATGGTAAGCTTGGAATGGTAGAGGCACACGAAAGCATGCTTCGCCCTGTGTCGAGCCTCCAAAGTGAGGAAACTTCGGGGTCTACCTTTACTGACACAAGTGTTGTTGTGCCTAAAGAGGCTGAGCCAGAGCAAATTATGGAACAAAAAGATGAGGTACTTAATTGTGAGCTAAATGTTTGTCAAGAAACATTGAAGGAtgtagaaaatgaaaatattgtatattCTGAGCAATCCAGTGAACTTcctttggttgaagaagagaagATCAAATCTGAGATGGAATTTACACAAGGAGGAACTGATGAGAACCCTACTGTTTATGAGTCTGACAAGGACAATCAAATTGGAACGGGACAAAGTGAAGTTGAACAAAGTGAAGTAGAATCTAACGTGTCAGGGGATGCTACTTTGCAAATTGAGGTTGATTTGATGGGTACGGATGAAAGGCGTGGAGTGTTAGATGATGGCCCTGCTGCTTCTGAATTTGAGAGGCACGAACAAGTTGAAACTGGTGGAGAGGGGAAATGTAATGCCACAGTCGATGTGATCTCACCAGATGATGAAACTCAAACTGTAAGTCAATTGGAGCAGCAGGCACTGGACATCCATGAAGAGAAGTCTATTGCTGAATCTTTAGATTGGGAAAATGTTGGCTATCAGAAGAATGAGAAACTTCCTGGCGATGCAACACCTGAACTAGCAGTGGAATCACCACCAATACTAAGAGAAAGCAATGAAGTGCCAACTTGGGAGAATAAAGATAATGATGAGCAGCCTCTTGTAGCAATCGGGGAAGAGAAGATAGCGGAGGAAGAGGCAGAACATGAAAGCCAAGATGAAAAAGTGCTGGTTGACCAGGCTATTGGAGTTGAAATTGTGGAAGATAATGATGAGCAGCCACTTCTAGCAATCGGGGAGGATAAGAAAGAGGCGGAAGAGGCAGAAAATGAAAGCCAGAATAATAAAGTGCTGATTCACCAGGCTATTGGGTCTGAAATTGAAAGTGAGGAGGTTCCACTGCACGTAGAGAAAGTTGAAGGGGAAGGAGAGCCATTACCTCTATCACCTACTGCCAGCCAGGTTTCTGTTGATGAGTGCAACATAGGTGTGGAAAGTGATGAAAAGCTTATCGAAGAGAACAAGAAATTGAGGGAGATGATGGAGAAGTTGATTGCAGCAGGAAAAGAGCAGTTGACTGTTATATCCAACTTGACTGTAAGAGTAAGAGACTTGGAGAAGCAGTTGGCTAGGAAGAAGAAACTGAGGAGAAAACCAGCCTTATCTAGATCTTCTCGTGTCAAAGCAGCTAATAAAGCCCTTAAGGAGAGGGCTATTGGTGTTGCGGTGTAG